The segment aattttatatccaattttttattgttatatttatacacataGTTgaacgaaatatttttttttgttttgttttgtttgtcGTTGCGCGcatacaatttgttttttaaataataataacaatgagcataacaataataatttcagaAATACCAACTGTGaactgttttaaattttaatagagTTGTGCACATTGTAAAGTGTTGTTGCTCCGTCAAAATGACtttattgttatcattaattagacagacaacaataacaactgCACCCTTACATTTTGTTGTATCAAAATGTGGCTATGCAGCTCCAGCATGTAagctaataaattatcataaattaataaattaacattagttttatttataatattttcattgaattaagGTTATATgtattctaaaatattttatatataaataatcacaATAACCAACTTGATAGAAAGAAACCGGGTAAAATTATCACGCATGCGTCAAAAAAATGACGGAcaatttgaattgaatttctaatatatttttattttttgatttaaaacagCTGCAGTATTTAGTGCAAAAGctaaaaaagccaaaaaagCAGCAGGAAGTACTAAAATTGTATTACCAGTTGAGACAGatactaaaaaattagttgaatATGTTTGTGGAagtaatatattaaaagaagGTGAAGATGTTAAATTAAAGGATGACAGTGAATATCCAGATTGGCTTTGGAATATATATCTTGGTGAGCcaaaaaaacttgaagaaCTTGATCCAAATACAAAAGCATACTGGAGAAAATTACGTGAAAAGAATCTTAGAAGAAATAATCGTTTAATtgctggaaaaaaattttaattattgtatttaattatatcttGTTAAGCTCAATAAACtaaacaaggaaaaaaaaatgtaaaaatacaaacaaatgtgtatataattaaaattgactttgtgtttttttttttcattaatgtttttattttttcaaactggTAAAgatcaatgataattaatttttaacagctGTATAAATgttctttaaattaaaaaaaaaaaattggtagaaattattgattcattgataaagtaaataactaaataaatattcaattttttttttatatttatttattcatgcttgcgtaaattattaatcatgcATCATGTATTTTTCCATtgatcttgaaaatattaattatccaTGAACTTTATCTAAGTCTAGATAAGCAAAATAATTCTGTTGgattttaaagataatttaataacaattattatgattataatgTTACACGAGTTTCAgctaatttaaatgtaaatattattatttttaattattaataattgttgttataattgttgttattggatatttttattttattgcttaATAGTAATGTTAAATTCAtgcgtattaaaaaaaatatgatatcaATAGATTGAGAGTGATAACTgcgataagaaaaaaaatgctcaAATGATGAATCAGTTACCTAGATATTTAATCATAACAACCGGAAAagaattattcatattaatatgagtattgttgaaataatagcagattaaaaattgacaagatttaatttatttattcattttgcaAGTCAGTTAATAGTCTTACTGTTGATACGTGAATAATCCttgtattataataatcaagtttattacattaaatttatcaaactgTTAAAATATTAGTATATAAAGACGAGTCatcattaaacaataatttaatattgtttaacgTTGCTTAGAACAGAGGTAAGAAAACTTGAATAACTTGAAatctatcaatttttattttatttattaataatagtaatttttcgaaaaaaatatatacacatgtgtgtacatattttaataaagaaaataataaattatatttacataaaaaaaaaacacatatgAATATAAtgtctttaattaaaaataacaaataaacatattttttaaaataataaaaaatatttgtcatgttttttaattttcctgcgacttaa is part of the Aphidius gifuensis isolate YNYX2018 linkage group LG1, ASM1490517v1, whole genome shotgun sequence genome and harbors:
- the LOC122861198 gene encoding 39S ribosomal protein L54, mitochondrial is translated as MTLLLSLIRQTTITTAPLHFVVSKCGYAAPASAVFSAKAKKAKKAAGSTKIVLPVETDTKKLVEYVCGSNILKEGEDVKLKDDSEYPDWLWNIYLGEPKKLEELDPNTKAYWRKLREKNLRRNNRLIAGKKF